DNA sequence from the Bradyrhizobium diazoefficiens genome:
GTCGACGGTGGACTGCGGCGTGCGACAGGTGGGCTCGGCGATCTGCGCGGCCTGCTGCACTGGCGGAAGTTCACCCGTCCACTTCCACCGGTCGCGCGGGTCGTCCAATTCCCACTGCATTACCAGCTGAGCGACGTAATCCGAAGGCAGGTCCTCCGCCGGCATGAACGCCTCGGCCATGATCCGTTGCACTTCGTCCTGGCCGAGCTCATCGACATAGCCCGCAGATTCCGCAAATAGTTGCAGGATGTCGGCTGCGACCTGAAGTGAGACCGATCCATCGTCGACGAACCAACGCTGACGGGCGCAGCTCTCCGCGAATTCTTCGGCGCTGCTCATTCGGCGTCCTCGCCGTTGAGGAGACCGAGCGCCCTCGCCTGCTCCAATGCCTTGCCGATCGCCTTCGCAAGCTCGGGAAGACGCGTCACCTTCATGGTGATGCCCTTGGTAGTTGGATGAATTTTCCCTTCCCTGTCGTGGACGTGCTTTCGCAAATCGACGAGGGCATGGCCCTTGAAGGTCTGCAATGTCGTGGTGATCACGTCCTTGCGGCGATTGGAAAAGAAGCGGTCGACGATGACCGGCTCGACGAGCTCAGGGCGCTTTCCCATGGCTGCACCTCAGGCCGCAGCCAGCATGCGCTCGATCACTGAGCGAGGGATCACAATACGCCGGCCGATGCGGATCGAGCCGATCTCCCCCTTTGCGACCGCCGCATAGGCGCCCGCTCGCGAGATGGGGAAGATTTCCGGCAGTTCGTCGACCGAGAAGGTTGCGCGACCGTCCCATTTTGGGGGGAGCAGCACGCTCTCCGGGGCCGGATTGGGTCTGTCCATGAAGTCCGCCTTTTTCGATGTTGTGCCGTCGTGTGATATTCGGTCCTTGCGTGTTTTGAAATGGCATGCCATAACGTCGCCATGACAAATAAGCCAAGGAAACGACGATCACCTGGGGGCGGCCGCAAGCCGGCCGGCCCTATTCGCGGCAACGCATCGTGGCTACAGGCCCGGATCACGGAAGATTTGCGGGCGCGCCTTGATGAAGCGGCAAGCGCCAGCGGGAGATCTCTGTCTCAAGAGGCGCAACTTCGACTTCAGCAGTCGTTCAATCTACCGGCTGAGATGCAGAAGAGATGGGGGACGCCTGAGGTCAAAGCTCTGGCTCAACTCGTTTCGCGCCTGGCGCGATCAGTCCAGGCAACTGTCGGCGCCAATCCGTTCACCGAGGCGGGTGATCTGGCTTGGCATCGAAATGCCTTTACCCACGCGGCCGTCGAGGCAGGCATCAGCACCCTGCTCGCGCACTACAAGCCAGCCGGAATCCCCGCTCCCCCGCCGGAGGTGCAAAAACTGGCGGCTCGGGCGCCCGATCAAGCCGAACCGGAAAATTTGGGGCGTTCCTGCGCAATGGGACTTCTAAGCCAGATAGCGATTATGGGGGCTCCGCCCAAGCAGCCGAGCGCAAACGTTGCCTACGGTGACGGCCACTACGTTTTTCCAGACATCCGCAGCATATTAGGGGATACCGATGAAGAATAAGCGGGGCCACGGCGAAGGCGGCATCGACGAGCGCGGCGAGAACATCTTTCGGCTGCGTTGGCGCGCGAATGGCAAACGTCACACCAAGACGTTTCGCGGAACGAAGGTCGAGGCCCGCAAAGAACTGCGATCGTTGACCACGAAGGTTGACACCGGCGAGCACGTCGACCCCAACAAGATCACCGTGGGACAGTGGATCGATCAATGGATCGCCGCGGGCGCGCCTGGTCGGAAGAAGACCAAGGTCGGGCAGCGGACCTTGGAGCGTTATGAGGAATTGTTGCGCCTGCATGTCAAACCCAAGCTGGGCGACAAGGCTCTTCAGAAGCTGAAGGCCACCGAGATTGACGAGCTTTATGGCGAGCTCGAGCAACGGTTGGCGCCGATGACGGTGCACCACGTCCATACCTGCTTCAACTCGGCCCTATCGACGGCCGAGCGCAAGGGCATGCTGGCAAGTAATCCGATGACGCGAATCGAGCAGTTGCCGTCGGCCGGCGAGAGTGACCACGGCCTGGCGCTCGACGAGCCCGACCTCAGGACCTTGGTGAATGGCTTCAAAACGTCCGCGACGATGTATGCGCCGGTGGCGGTCGACGCGGCGACGGGGGCCCGCCGTAACGAGCTGCTCGCCTTCCGCTGGACCGACTTCAGCGCCGAACAGAAGACCCTGAGGGTCGAGCGGGCCCTGGAGGTCACGAAGAAGTTCGGGACCCGCTATAAGGCGCCCAAGACGTGGCGGGGGAAGCGCACGATCGCGCTGGACGACGGCACTGTCGCCTTGCTGCTCGCCGAGCGGGCGAAGCACCAGCGGCTCTTGGCGGGCATCCCAGACGGCGCTGAGGTCGACCTGAGCCTCGTTCGGCTGCCTGATGACGCTTTGATCTTCCCGGGCGCGCCACCTGCCGGGCAGGATTTCTCGTTCAGTAGGCCGAGAGACCCCAGCGCCTTCTCGAAACGATTCCGAGCCATTGCGGACACACTCGGCTTCGAAGGTTTCGAGCTTCACCACATCCGCGGCACCCACGCCACCCTGCTCCTGGACAAAGGGGTGCCGGTGCACACGGTTGCTGAACGGATTGGCGACGATCCCGCGGTGCTACTCAAGAACTACGCGAAGCGCAAACGCAAGCAGACGGCCGACACGTCAGTGGCGACCGTCATCAACGCTATCTCTGCCGGAATTCTTGGGTCTTGACCCGTTTGGGTCCAACTTGGGTCCAAGTTCAGGGTCTGTTCGGGAAAATAGCCGCTTAAGCCATTGAATTAGCTGGCAGGAGTGGCAGGGCTCGAACCTGCGACCCCCGGTTTTGGAGACCGGTGCTCTACCAATTGAGCTACACTCCTACGGACCCTCGCGTCGCCGCCGGATCAGAGGCGCTTTCAAGCACAGGGGGCGGCTGGATTGCAAGGGTGAAGCGCGCTGGCTTCGCTTGTTTGTACCGCGGCTTCTGGGCCAGAGTTCGTTCCCGATAATCAAGAACAACCGGGAGTGCCCATGACCGCCACCGCCGCCACTCGCCCCTCGACAGCGCCGAAAACCCCGCCTTTGCCGGAGGCGAAGCCCGAGACACTCGGCCTGTCGCGCCCCCGCCTCCAGGCGATGTCGGATGCGTTCAAGCGCGAGATCGACAAGGGAACCGTCCCCGGCGTGACCGTGCTGGTAGCTCGCCGCGGCCAGCTCGGCTGGTTCGAGGCGCTGGGCAGGCAAAGCCCGACGGGCTCGGCGCCGATGGCGCGTGATTCGATCTTCCGTATCTTCTCGATGACCAAGCCGATCGTCTCCATCGGCATCATGGCGCTGGTCGAGGACGGCCACGTCCTGCTCGGCGATCCCGTCGCCAAATTCATTCCGGAGTTCGCCAATCAGCAGGTTGGCATCGTCAATGGCGGCAAGCTCGAGCTGGTTCCACCGAAGCGGCCAATGACGGTGCAGGACCTACTCCGCCACACTTCGGGCTTGACCTACGAGCACCAGGGCGAGGGCCCCGTGCACAAGCTCTACCAGGAGTCCCGGGTTCGCAGCCGCAAGATCACCAATGCCGAACACGCCGCGCTGGTGGCGAGCTTCCCGCTGGTCTGCCATCCCGGCGACGAGTTCAACTACAGCCGCTCCACCGACATCCTCGGCCGCATCATCGAAATCGTCAGCGGCAAATCGCTGGGCAGCTTCCTCACTGATCGCATCCTCGCGCCGCTGCAGATGACCGAGACCGGCTTCTCGACCTCCGAGGCCAATGCCAGCCGGCTTGCCGAACCGTTCGCGGCCGATCCCTGGAGCGGCGACAAGGTCGCGCTCTTCAACATGGTCGAGCAGCCGGTCATGGAATCCGGCGGCGGCGGTCTGGTCTCGACCACGATGGACTACGCCCGCTTCGCACTGATGCTGCGCAATAGCGGCACGCTCGACGGCAACCGCATCATCGGCCGCAAGACGCTGGAGCTGATGGCCTCCGATCACCTCGGGCCGCACGTCGTGACCAACGGCACGCTGCTCACGCCCGGCCACGGTTTCGGCCTCGGCTTCGCCGTGCGCCGGGACGCTGGCATCGCTCCTTTCCCCGGCAGCGTCGGCCAGTATTTCTGGAGCGGCATTGCGGGCACGTTCTTCTGGATCGATCCGAAGGAGGACCTGTTCACGGTGTTCATGAGCCAGGGCCCGGGCCAGCGCGACTACACGCGAACCTTGGTGCGCGATCTGGTTTACGCGGCGGTGGATTGAGCTTGCGTGCCCCGGACGCGCTGCAACGCCCTTCGCGTTGCTGCGCAGAGCCGGGGCCCATGCCTCTGCGATCTCGGCCTTCTGGGTCCCGGCTCTGCGGAGCGGTACTGCGTGCCGCACCGCGTCCGGGACACGAGACTATCAACTAATCGTCGCACCGCCGTCGATCACCATGGTCTGGCCGGTCATGAAGTCGCCGGCCTTTGAACCCAGGAACACCGCGGCGCCCGCGATCTCATCGGGGATGCCGATGCGCAAGAGCGGCGAGCGCGCGGTCGAGGCTTTCAGGTTCTCGGGATTGTCCCACAGCGCTTTCGCAAAGTCGGTCTTGATCAGGCCGGGCGCGATGCAGTTTACGCGAATGTTGTGCTTGCCGTATTCGCAGGCGAGATTGCGCGCGAGCTGCATGTCGGCGGCTTTGGAGATCGCGTAGGCGCCGAGGATGGTCGAGCCCTTGAGGCCGCCGATCGAGGAGACGATGATCACCGAGCCGTCCTTGCGCTCGATCATCTGCGGCACCACCATCGAGATCAGCCAATTGTTGGCGACGATGTTGTTATCGAGAATTTTTCGGAACTGGTCATCGGAAATGCCGGCGAGCGGGCCGTAATACGGGTTCGACGCGGCGTTGCAGACCAGCACGTCTATCTTGCCGAAGGCGCGATTGCTCTCGTCGACGAGGTTTTGCAGATTTTCCTTCGAGGAGATGTTGGCGGCGATCGCGACCGCGGTGCCCTTGCCGAACTTGTCGTTGATGCCTTTGGCCACCTCTTCGCAGACGTCCGCCTTGCGCGAGGAGATCACCACCTTGGCGCCGTGCTCGGCCATGCGTTCGGCGATCGCAAGCCCGATGCCGCGCGTCGAACCGGTGATGACGGCAACTTTGCCCTTCATGTCGAACAAGGTCATGTTTCTCTCCCAGAGTATGATTTGAATTGCATGAAGCTTACGCCGCGTCCGCGTCAGCGGACAACGGTCTCAGGCGAGCTTCTTGACTTCCGGTCCGGCGGGCTGATGCATCGCCGCATGCGCATCATC
Encoded proteins:
- a CDS encoding transcriptional coactivator p15/PC4 family protein produces the protein MGKRPELVEPVIVDRFFSNRRKDVITTTLQTFKGHALVDLRKHVHDREGKIHPTTKGITMKVTRLPELAKAIGKALEQARALGLLNGEDAE
- a CDS encoding helix-turn-helix domain-containing protein; translated protein: MDRPNPAPESVLLPPKWDGRATFSVDELPEIFPISRAGAYAAVAKGEIGSIRIGRRIVIPRSVIERMLAAA
- a CDS encoding TraY domain-containing protein — protein: MTNKPRKRRSPGGGRKPAGPIRGNASWLQARITEDLRARLDEAASASGRSLSQEAQLRLQQSFNLPAEMQKRWGTPEVKALAQLVSRLARSVQATVGANPFTEAGDLAWHRNAFTHAAVEAGISTLLAHYKPAGIPAPPPEVQKLAARAPDQAEPENLGRSCAMGLLSQIAIMGAPPKQPSANVAYGDGHYVFPDIRSILGDTDEE
- a CDS encoding tyrosine-type recombinase/integrase; the encoded protein is MKNKRGHGEGGIDERGENIFRLRWRANGKRHTKTFRGTKVEARKELRSLTTKVDTGEHVDPNKITVGQWIDQWIAAGAPGRKKTKVGQRTLERYEELLRLHVKPKLGDKALQKLKATEIDELYGELEQRLAPMTVHHVHTCFNSALSTAERKGMLASNPMTRIEQLPSAGESDHGLALDEPDLRTLVNGFKTSATMYAPVAVDAATGARRNELLAFRWTDFSAEQKTLRVERALEVTKKFGTRYKAPKTWRGKRTIALDDGTVALLLAERAKHQRLLAGIPDGAEVDLSLVRLPDDALIFPGAPPAGQDFSFSRPRDPSAFSKRFRAIADTLGFEGFELHHIRGTHATLLLDKGVPVHTVAERIGDDPAVLLKNYAKRKRKQTADTSVATVINAISAGILGS
- a CDS encoding serine hydrolase domain-containing protein, with protein sequence MTATAATRPSTAPKTPPLPEAKPETLGLSRPRLQAMSDAFKREIDKGTVPGVTVLVARRGQLGWFEALGRQSPTGSAPMARDSIFRIFSMTKPIVSIGIMALVEDGHVLLGDPVAKFIPEFANQQVGIVNGGKLELVPPKRPMTVQDLLRHTSGLTYEHQGEGPVHKLYQESRVRSRKITNAEHAALVASFPLVCHPGDEFNYSRSTDILGRIIEIVSGKSLGSFLTDRILAPLQMTETGFSTSEANASRLAEPFAADPWSGDKVALFNMVEQPVMESGGGGLVSTTMDYARFALMLRNSGTLDGNRIIGRKTLELMASDHLGPHVVTNGTLLTPGHGFGLGFAVRRDAGIAPFPGSVGQYFWSGIAGTFFWIDPKEDLFTVFMSQGPGQRDYTRTLVRDLVYAAVD
- a CDS encoding SDR family oxidoreductase, which produces MTLFDMKGKVAVITGSTRGIGLAIAERMAEHGAKVVISSRKADVCEEVAKGINDKFGKGTAVAIAANISSKENLQNLVDESNRAFGKIDVLVCNAASNPYYGPLAGISDDQFRKILDNNIVANNWLISMVVPQMIERKDGSVIIVSSIGGLKGSTILGAYAISKAADMQLARNLACEYGKHNIRVNCIAPGLIKTDFAKALWDNPENLKASTARSPLLRIGIPDEIAGAAVFLGSKAGDFMTGQTMVIDGGATIS